The window GATCGTTAGATTGGTACCAGACGTATTAGGTAATGAATTAAGTCATCAACAGGACTCTTTTAGTGATGGTCGATTAGAACATGCGCAATATACTAGACCTAGAGAGTTTAATGGATGGTCTGTTCCAGATGTATTATTGAGTGGAGATCATGCGAAAATTGAAGCCTATAGACAACAAGATAGTTATGCTAGAACTGAAGCAAGAAGACCCGATTTGTTATAATATTTGAGTTTATTAAAATATATTTCATCAACATAAAAAGTTGACCTTAAACATTGTTTATGGTAATATATATCAAGTGTGAAAGCACAGATTACCAATAATCCACTGACACAATGATGATCAAGATTATTGAAGAAATAGGAGAGATAGTATGATTAATCAATTAATCCAAGACATTACGAAAGAGCAACTACGCGATGATATTCCTGAATTCCGCGCTGGTGATACTTTACGTGTTCACGTACGTATCGTCGAAGGTGATCGTGAACGTATTCAGGTATTTGAAGGTGTAGTCATTAAGCGTCGTGGTGGCGGTATTTCTGAAACATTTACAGTTCGTAAGATTTCTTACGGTGTAGGTGTTGAACGTACATTCCCAGTGCATACACCGAAAATCGACAAGATTGAAGTAATGCGTCAAGGTAAGGTACGTCGTGCTAAACTTTACTACTTACGTGAGTTACGTGGTAAAGCTGCGCGTATCCAAGAACGTCGTCGCACATAATAGTAAAAGGAAAAGCCTTACAATACAAGGCTTTTCCTTTTTTTATTTTATATACATTTATTTAAGCCCATTCTTTTTGAATGGGCTTAAATAACAAATTTATCGTTTTGATCACCTGAGACGTTATGATGTTTAGATCTTTATTGACGTTTCTTGTTTTTGAACTTTCTAAATAGATTTTGTTCATTTCTATGTTTTATTTTATTTTTATTAATTAATAATAAGTATCCAATAAATCCAATTATCCCTAAAATGGTTCCGATGATTCCAATGATCCAATACGGTGGTTTGTAAGTGATTATAATCTCTTTTGAATCATTGTCAATCGGGATAGCAATCGCTGAGTGGTAGTTTGCATCAATAATTTTTTTTGTTTCTCCATCGACTTTTGCTTTCATTCCATCGCGATAAGGTAATGGCATGACTGCATATTTGCCTTTAGGGTTGTTTAGATTGATTGTTATGTTTCGACTGTTTAAGTTTACTTTATGATCTTCAGATTTTGATATCGCTTGATCTAATTGTCTATAATCTTCACCATGAATCCCTTTTACTTTGAAATGATATTTCCCTGCTTTCATTCGAATTGATATTTGATCATTTGCTTTTGCAGAGATGACACGATCTCCTAACTCTCTTCGATAATCATCATTTAAAGGTTTTCTAGTTTCATAGTTTTCATTGACCCAATAATGATGATAATTTGTTTCATTATCAGTCAGTTTACCATAGAATGTAACATACATATCATCATATTTTTCCATCGTACCTTTCGGTAAATTTAATATGATACCACCATCATCTTTTGTTACATGGAGTAAACCTTCTTCAGTCATCTTA of the Abyssicoccus albus genome contains:
- the rplS gene encoding 50S ribosomal protein L19 — its product is MNQLIQDITKEQLRDDIPEFRAGDTLRVHVRIVEGDRERIQVFEGVVIKRRGGGISETFTVRKISYGVGVERTFPVHTPKIDKIEVMRQGKVRRAKLYYLRELRGKAARIQERRRT